The window GCGTTTACCGTCTGCCAAAATACTTAGACGAAGAAGTTGCGCGTTTACATTTGGAGAAAATTGGCGTAACGTTAACAAAATTATCTAAGGAACAAGCAGATTATATTGGTGTAAAAGTAGAAGGCCCTTATAAGGCAGATCATTACCGTTATTAAGAATTTTTAGGTTTTTATAGCTGATCAAAAAGCCGGATAATACTTTCTTTTTTTCTATTTGAAACAGGGACGATAGTTTTATCCTGCATCAGGATATAACCGCCTTCGGTTTTCTCATAACTTTCTATAAAGTTTATATTGATGAGGTGCGACTGGTGCGTACGGATAAAGCCGCAAGTACTCAATAATTCATCATATTCTATCAAACCTTTTGAGACTAAAATATTTTTATCGTTATCAAGAAAGAATTTTGTATATCCACTGTTTGCCTCGCAGCGTATAATACTTTGTATATCAATCAAGTGAATACTTTCGGCTGTTCGTAACACTAATTTTTTTCTTTTTCTGTCGTTGGGGTTTAGGTGTGATAAAAGAGCTTCTAAATATTTATGTTGATTTTCTTTTTCGTGGAGGATTTCAGTTTTGCTAAGAGCTACAAAAAAATCGGGAGGATTTATGGGTTTAAGCAAATAATCTATGGCTGAGAATTTAAAGGCTCTAAGAGCAAATTCTTCGTAAGCGGTAATAAAAATTAGTTTGAAATCAATTTTTGATAGTCGTTTTAATAAATCGAAACCCATTCCGTCGTTTAACTGAATATCAAGAAAAACCAAATCTGGTTTTAGTTTTTCTATTGTCAATATTCCGGATTCAACACTATCGGCTTCACCAACTATTTCAATATCGGAATTGCTAAGTTTTAACAAATCGATAATTGATTCGCGAGCATGTTGTTCATCGTCAATACAAATTGCTTTTATCATAATAATCAGTTTTCAAAATTTATATGTATCAAAGGAATTTTAATAGATACTCGTGTACCTTTTAGATTTTGGTTTAAAGTTTTTAAATCGATAATAGTCAGAATTATTTTTTTCTTTTTTCTTTTATTCAAATTCTTAATTCGTTCGCGTGTAATCTTAGTTGCAAGTGAATGATAAGAAGGCTCTGTTTTTCTTTTTTCTTTTTCGGACGCAATAATACCAATACC is drawn from Bacteroidales bacterium and contains these coding sequences:
- a CDS encoding adenosylhomocysteinase translates to VYRLPKYLDEEVARLHLEKIGVTLTKLSKEQADYIGVKVEGPYKADHYRY
- a CDS encoding response regulator transcription factor, with protein sequence MIKAICIDDEQHARESIIDLLKLSNSDIEIVGEADSVESGILTIEKLKPDLVFLDIQLNDGMGFDLLKRLSKIDFKLIFITAYEEFALRAFKFSAIDYLLKPINPPDFFVALSKTEILHEKENQHKYLEALLSHLNPNDRKRKKLVLRTAESIHLIDIQSIIRCEANSGYTKFFLDNDKNILVSKGLIEYDELLSTCGFIRTHQSHLININFIESYEKTEGGYILMQDKTIVPVSNRKKESIIRLFDQL